Genomic segment of Paenalkalicoccus suaedae:
TATCGCGTTAGTGATTCACTCGGCGCAATGGCATTATTTGGACTTGTTTTTTTCCATCTATTCTTTTGGTTTAGCTTTGTACTAGCTATCGGCTATTCAGTCTTACGACTATATAATAGCGTTATTGCTAGTCTGCCACTCTGACCACATAAAAAAGCACCATTGGCTCTTTACGAGAAGCCTATGGTGCTTTTTTTAAAATCCACGAACGAGCTGATTCCAAAGCCTCGTATGGAGTTGACCGCTACTTTCTGACTGCAATGGTGTTGGTTGATCTTGACCAATCCATAGCCCTACTGTATGGGCCTCTGTTGCCCCGACAAACCATAGGTCATGATAGGTGTTAGTTGTACCGGTTTTGCCGCCTACATAGCCTGCAACGCCTCTACCGGCCTCTCTACCCGTCCCTCTATTTACATTCTCCTGCATCATTCGCTTAATTTGCGTAGCCGTATCGGCTGAATAAACAGCTTTTGGAGACTTTGACCAGCTGTATAGCTCATTCCCCTCTAAATCAACGACTCGTTTAATAGCTCTTGGAGAGAGATAATTTCCTTCTGTTTGAAAAACGGTATAAGCCTGCGTCATTTCATTAACACTCATCCCATTTGTGAAGCCACCAAGCGCCGCTGGTAATCTATAATCATCATTAACAATAGAGCTAAAATCGAATTGATTTAAGTAGGAGAACCCACTATCAATGCCAATTGAATCAAGCATTCTTACGGCAGCCGTATTATAGGACTGGACAAATGCTTGTTCCATGGTGACAAGTCCATACACGCCCCCTCCAAAGTTTGTAGGCGAATATCCATTGCGACTAAAAGGTCCAGCATCCACAATGGATGTTCTCGTTTGGCCAGTAGCCTCGATGAAAGGTGCGAATGATAGAAGTGGTTTGATTGCAGAACCTGGCTGTCTTTTTGCCTGATAGCCTCGATGGAAATCAAATTTACGATAGTTTTTACCTCCCGTAAGAGCAACGATTTCGTTTGATTGGTGGTCGACAACAGAAGCGGCAGCTTCTACAGGAGATCCATCCAAACGGGTATTAATTGTCGTCACGAGATGACGTTGGATTTGTTGATCTAATGCTGTTTCAATCGTTACTCCTGCTCGTAAGATTGTCTGCCTGCGTTCTCGGATTGTTTCGTTTATGGCTTCGCGTGCTTCTGGAGTTGTTGCCTGCTTCAGCTGATCTCTATATCCTTCTGACTCAGCAATCAACGCATCTAACTCATGATAAATATAGGTCACATAGTCAGGGTATTCATCAACCTTCTCCTTTGACGAAAATACAATCGATTCCTGCAGCGCAGCGTCTCTTTCCTCTTCAGCGATAAAACCTTCGTTTAGCATTCGATTTAACATAAATTCTTTTCTGGAATGGGTATTATCTTCGTTTGTAAGAGGGTTATAGACAGTTGGATTATTTGGAATAGCACCTAAAAATGCTGTTTCTGCCAATGTCAGATCATGCACGGACTTGGAGAAATAATACTGACTTGCAGCTTCAAATCCGTAAACGCCATTAGCAAAGTAAATGGTATTTATATAAAGCTCAAGAATATCCTCTTTCGACATTTCACGCTCTAACTGATACGCGTAAAGAAGCTCCGTAATTTTACGCTCATACGATTGCTCATGAGATAAATATAAGTTGCGTGCAACCTGTTGGGTGATGGTACTTGCCCCTTGTTCAATCCCATCACTTTGCAAATTAACAATGAGCGCTCTTGCAATGCCGCTTACGTCAAAGCCTTCATGCTCATAAAAAAGCTTATCTTCAACGGCTATAAATAAGTCGATCATGGATTGTGGAATGTCGTCATACTCAATAAATACGCGATTTTGATCCGAATAAATGTCGGAAATGATATTCCCATTACGGTCTGTCATGACGCTGTTAGCGGGCAAATCAATCTCTGTAAAACGAATTTGTTCATCTAACACCTCATGTAATGTCTGAGCAGAAGAGAGTTCTTTTGACGTTTGAGTAAATAAAAGAAAGAATGTCCCTATAAAAAAGACAGTTAAAAGTGATCCGGCAAACAGCCTCATAGCATTTCCTACCTTTTTAGTTATTAGTTTTAGTTTACTTCTTATTTTCGTGCGTGAAAAGTAAAACTCGCGCATAGGCTGAATTATACTTGTCTAAGAAGGAGGCACATATGGATATTATTGAACAAATTTCTCACTATAGAGAGGTAAACGAGAAGCTGAAGTGGGAAGGAACCTTCTCTGAATACTTAGAGCTCATAAAAGAACATCCTCATGTCGCTCAAACCGCTCATGCTCGCGTGTACAATATGATTAAAGATGCAGGGATAAAGGAAGACGGCAAAAAATCGTATCAGTTTTTTGAGGAGGGTATCTTCGGATTAGAAGACAGTCTAGAGAGACTTATCGAAGAATATTTTCATTCAGCAGCAAAAAGGCTTGACGTAAAGAAGCGGATTTTATTATTAATGGGGCCGGTCAGCGGAGGGAAATCAACGATCGTGAGTATGCTTAAACGTGGTCTAGAGGAATATTCAAGGACGGATAACGGAGCAGTTTATGCGATTAAAGGATGCCCCATGCATGAAGACCCGCTGCACTTAATACCATTCCATTTGCGTGAGCAGTTTTTTGAGAGCTATGGAATTAAAGTAGAAGGGGCGTTATCTCCGCTTAACCGATTACGAGTAGAGCAAGAATATGATGGCAGGATCGAGGATGTGATTGTGGAACGAATTTTCTTCTCCGAAGACAATCGCATTGGAATCGGAACATTTAGCCCATCAGATCCCAAATCTCAGGATATTGCTGATTTAACAGGGTCCATTGATTTTTCAACTATAGCTGAATTTGGATCTGAATCAGATCCTCGTGCTTACCGCTTTGATGGAGAGTTAAACAAAGCTAATAGAGGATTAATGGAATTCCAAGAAATGCTTAAGTGTGATGAAAAGTTCCTGTGGCACCTGCTCTCCTTAACGCAAGAAGGGAATTTTAAGGCAGGACGATTTGCACTTATATCTGCAGACGAACTGATCATTGCTCATACGAATGAAGCGGAATACCGGTCGTTTATTGCTAATAACAAAAATGAGGCGCTTCACTCGCGTATGATCGTCATGCCAGTACCTTATAATCTAAAAGTATCTGCAGAAGAAAAAATATACGAGAAAATGATTAAGCAATCAGATATAGCCTCCGTACACATTGCGCCGCATGCATTACGTATAGCAGCCATGTTTAGTGTACTAACAAGACTCAAGGAATCAAAAAAACATAAAGTCGATGTGATGAAAAAGCTCAAGCTATATGATGGTCAGAGTATAGAGGGCTTTCACCAACAGGATGTTGTTGAACTTAAACGAGAGTTTGCTGATGAAGGGATGAGTGGCATTGATCCTCGCTACGTCATAAATAGAATTTCATCCGCAATTATTCGCAACAATTTAACGTCTATTCATGCGCTAGATATTCTTCGTTCACTAAAAGACGGCCTTAATCAGCATGCGTCTATCAAAGAAGAGGATAAAGAAGACTATCTCCAATTTATTACATTAGCGCGTAAAGAATATGACGATCTTGCAAAGCGCGAGGTTCAAAAAGCATTTGTTTACTCTTATGAGGAATCCGCTAAAACACTTCTTAATAATTATTTAGATAACGTAGAGGCGTATTGTAATAAAAATAAGCTCCATGATCCACTTACTGGAGAGGAGTTGCATCCAGATGAGAAACTAATGCGGTCCATCGAAGAGCAAATTGGCGTATCAGAAAACGCAAAGAAAGCTTTTAGAGAAGAAATTCTTATACGCATCTCAGCATTTGCACGAAAAGGGAAGCGATTTGAGTATGAGTCGCATGAGAGGCTAAAGGAAGCTATACAAAAAAAGCTGTTTGCTGATTTAAAGGATGTAGTTAAGATTACGACATCCTCGGCTACACCAGACGAATCGCAGCTAAAGCGAATTAATGAGGTTATTGCTAGGTTAGTTGATGAGCACGGTTATACATCACGTTCAGCGAATGATCTATTAAAATATGTAGGAAGTTTATTAAACCGCTAATTGGTTGTTAGCAAAAAGCCTATACACAATGGTGTATAGGCTTTTTGCGTTGTACAAATTTTTAGATCAATCACACTGATATGACAATGTTACAGAATGATTAAATAATAGGATGACCGTTTAAAACTGATCCTTTCGGGCTATATTATTTAATAGAACATAAAGAAAGGATGTAAGTGACATTAAATGGAGGAACCTAATATGAAGAGTGATACATCGGCGAAAGCATCCAGAAGCGTCAAGAGAACTGTATGGAATGTTGCTCGGATCATTGCTGTTGTAGTCGTCTTGTCCTTCGTTGCTCGAGAGTTCTTATTTACAAACTACATTGTTTACGGTAAATCAATGATGCCAACTATTCATGATGGTGAGCGTATTATCGTAAATAAATTCAACTACGAAATCAACCAACCTAATCGATTCGATCTCATAATATTTCACGCAAACGAAGAATCTGACTATATTAAACGTGTAGTAGGACTACCTGGTGATGAGCTTTACTACGAAGACGACATTTTATATGTAAACGATGAGCCAATTTCAGAGGATTATCTCGATTATCACAGAGAACAGTATGACGGAGAGCCTTTTACGGAAGATTTTACGTTAGAGGAAGTAACATCAGAGACAGTAGTACCTGATGGACATGTGTTTGTTTTAGGTGATAATAGACAAAATAGCGTCGATTCTAGAGATATCGGATTTGTCCCACTAGAAGAAATTGTAGGTAGGGTTAATATGGCTTTTTGGCCACCTAAAAGCGTTCGATTCTTTTAAACGAAAAAGTCCCTCTAACAGGTTGAGTAATCTACTTGTTAGAGGGACTTTTTTAAGTAACAAAGAGCAGAGACCATGTTGATCTCTGCCCTTTAACTCGTTTAAAAAGAATTAGCTTTATGCGTTCTTTTTCTTTTTAGTAACTAAGTGCTTCTCGGTTCGAAGAGACTTCACTAACGATACGGCCATCATAATCATAATAACGGAGAATGGAAGAGCTGCGATAATCATCGCATTCTCTAAGGCCTGAAGTCCTCCTGTGTATAAGAGAATAGCAGCTGTTAGGGAAAGAATAAGACCCCATACTAGCTTCACCATCTTAGGTGGTGTTAATGAGCCGTTTGTTGTCTGCATTCCAAGAATAAATGTACCTGAATCGGCAGACGTGATAAAGAATGTACTAATTAAGGCAATCGCAAGGAAGGACATAATCGTACCTAATGGGTATTGTTCTAGTACTCCAAACAATGCTTCTTCAGTAGCTAATTCGGAGATCATTGCAATACCGTTTGTCTCTAAGTAAATGGCGGACCCACCAAATACAGAGAACCATATGAAGCTCAGTGTAGCTGGTACTAATAGAACCCCTAAAACGAATTCGCGAATTGTTCGCCCTTTAGAGACACGAGCGATAAAGGAACCTACAAATGGAGCCCATGCAATCCACCAAGCCCAGTAGAAGATTGTCCAACCGTTAATCCAAGAACGCTCATCTTCTGAAAGTGGTGAAATACGGAAGCTCATCGATGGAAGCTGTTGAATATATGTTCCGATCGTGTTTGTTAATAGGTTTAGGTTGAAGATAGTTGGTCCAAATACAAACATAAAGAGAAGTAAGAGACCAGCTAAAACCATATTTACGTTAGATAAAATCTTAATTCCTTTATTTAATCCTGTGTATGCCGAAAGCATAAATAGCACTGTTACAACTGCAATAATGATGACTTGAATCGTAATATTGTTACCAATACCGAATAAGAAATCTAAACCACCATTAATCTGTGATGCACCAAATCCAAGTGTACCAGCAACACCAACAACTGTAGCAGTTACTGCTAAAATATCAATCACATTACCTGTTGGGCCTTTAGCATACTTACCTAGAACAGGAGTTAAAGCACCACTAATTAAACCAGGGGCGTTATGACGGAATTTAAAGTATGCAAGAGACATCGCTACAATCGCGTATATAGCCCAAGCGTGAATACCCCAGTGGAAGAACGCATAGCGTAGTGACTCTGTTACAGCGGCATCTGATCCAGCTTCTTGTGTTGCAGGACTGATTGCATAGTGTGAAATTGGTTCAGCGGCACCCCAAAAGACTAACCCAATACCCATACCTGCACTAAATAACATAGCAAACCATGTTAAATAGCTATAGTCCGGCTTATCGTCCGGCTTTCCTAGCTTGATTTTTCCGTACGGACTGAACGCAAGGAATAAGCAAACCAAGACAAATCCTGTGACTGCGAGTAGATAGTACCACCCTAAAGAATCAGATATCCAACTAGTCATGTCTCCAGTTACTTCTGAAAATGAATCTGGTGCAATTACACCGTAACCAATAAATAATAGTAATATTCCTAATGCTACCCAAAATACAATAGTTACTTTATTCAATTTTTACATCTCCTCTCTCTATCTTTTGTTATTTACCCTAATTTTTTCATTGAAAACGACAATTTAGGACAAAAGGGGCGTGAAAGACCACAATTTCGTATTATACGCGTGATTGGTCACTAAAATCAAGTCGGAAGCAATTATCCATTATTATAGACAACTTCTCTTGACCCATGCATAAGCTTAACATAAAGAGAAAAGTGAGGTGGAGGGCAGATGCCATCTGAAGAGAATGTCGTCTCTGTTTCGCACGAGGATTGGTCTTTACATCGGAAGGGACATGAAGCGCAAATGCGCCATGAGCAAAAGATTAAGCAGGTGCTTAAAGACCGCCTTCCGGAGATGATTACTGAGGAAGCTATTGTGATGTCGAAAGGAAAAGAAAAAATTAAAATACCGATACGTTCCTTAGAGGAATATAAAATAAGGTATCGTCAAAGTGACCATGTAGGACAAGGAAATGGTGAATCGGAGGTAGGCGATGTCGTTGCTCAAGGGAAGCAAAAACAAAAGAGTGGAAAAGGAGAAGCTGGTGACCAGGCAGGCGAGGATTTCCAAGAGGTTGAAGTGTCCATTGCGGAGATGGAGGAATTACTTTTTAGTGAGCTTGAGCTTCCTTATTTGGAAAAGCGTCAACAAGATGAGTTATTAGTCGACGATATTGCATTTACCGACATAAGGCGACACGGGCTCCTAGGCAACATTGATAAAAGACAAACGATTAAAGCCGCGTTAAAGCGTAATGCTCAGCAAGGAGTTACCTCTATCCAACCTATAACAAAAGAGGACCTTCGCTACAAAACGTGGACCACGGAAACAAGACCTGAATCCAATGCAGTTGTCATTGCCATGATGGACACCTCAGGTAGTATGGGTTCGTTTGAAAAATATATGGCACGTAGTTTTTTCTTTTGGATGACACGATTTTTACGTACCACTTATGAGCATGTAGAAGTTGTTTTTATCGCTCATCATACACAGGCAAAGGAAGTGGATGAGGAAGCCTTCTTCACTAAAGGAGAAAGTGGCGGAACGATTTGTTCGTCTGCCTACGAGCTTGCATTATCAATTTTAAAAGATAGATATCCAAAAAGCAGGTATAACAGCTATCCGATCCATTTTTCAGACGGAGATAATTTGCACTCTGATAATCCGCGTTGTTTAAACTATATTGAGGAATTACTTGGAATTAGTAATATGTTTGGGTATGGGGAAGTGAATCAGTATGGGCGAAAAACAACGTTGATGAATTTATATAAAGACGTCAATCACGAAAGATTTAGGTCAGAATTGATGAAGGATCGAACGGATATTTATAAGACGTTAAAAAGCTTTTTTAGCGAATAGGTATTCTCCCCTTTTATAAAAGTACATCTGTACTTTCCAGTTAAAAGGGGGCAGTAAATATTGGGTGAATTTATTTTGTGTGAGGACAAGAGGAGTGTATTAGCAAGAGGGAGAGGGACGTATAAGCGCCAAACTGCATGGAATATGATCACGATTCATCATAGTGCGACAGATGAGGGTAGCGCAGCGAGCTTTGCGAATCACCACGTAAGATTTAATAAATGGCCTGGGATTGGATATCACTATGTTATTTTAAGAGATGGCACGATCGAATGGAGTCTTGGAGTCGAAAACGTCGGAATTCATACAAGATTGCATAACACCTATAATATTGGTATTTGTCTAGTTGGAAATGGATCT
This window contains:
- a CDS encoding transglycosylase domain-containing protein, whose amino-acid sequence is MRLFAGSLLTVFFIGTFFLLFTQTSKELSSAQTLHEVLDEQIRFTEIDLPANSVMTDRNGNIISDIYSDQNRVFIEYDDIPQSMIDLFIAVEDKLFYEHEGFDVSGIARALIVNLQSDGIEQGASTITQQVARNLYLSHEQSYERKITELLYAYQLEREMSKEDILELYINTIYFANGVYGFEAASQYYFSKSVHDLTLAETAFLGAIPNNPTVYNPLTNEDNTHSRKEFMLNRMLNEGFIAEEERDAALQESIVFSSKEKVDEYPDYVTYIYHELDALIAESEGYRDQLKQATTPEAREAINETIRERRQTILRAGVTIETALDQQIQRHLVTTINTRLDGSPVEAAASVVDHQSNEIVALTGGKNYRKFDFHRGYQAKRQPGSAIKPLLSFAPFIEATGQTRTSIVDAGPFSRNGYSPTNFGGGVYGLVTMEQAFVQSYNTAAVRMLDSIGIDSGFSYLNQFDFSSIVNDDYRLPAALGGFTNGMSVNEMTQAYTVFQTEGNYLSPRAIKRVVDLEGNELYSWSKSPKAVYSADTATQIKRMMQENVNRGTGREAGRGVAGYVGGKTGTTNTYHDLWFVGATEAHTVGLWIGQDQPTPLQSESSGQLHTRLWNQLVRGF
- a CDS encoding PrkA family serine protein kinase → MDIIEQISHYREVNEKLKWEGTFSEYLELIKEHPHVAQTAHARVYNMIKDAGIKEDGKKSYQFFEEGIFGLEDSLERLIEEYFHSAAKRLDVKKRILLLMGPVSGGKSTIVSMLKRGLEEYSRTDNGAVYAIKGCPMHEDPLHLIPFHLREQFFESYGIKVEGALSPLNRLRVEQEYDGRIEDVIVERIFFSEDNRIGIGTFSPSDPKSQDIADLTGSIDFSTIAEFGSESDPRAYRFDGELNKANRGLMEFQEMLKCDEKFLWHLLSLTQEGNFKAGRFALISADELIIAHTNEAEYRSFIANNKNEALHSRMIVMPVPYNLKVSAEEKIYEKMIKQSDIASVHIAPHALRIAAMFSVLTRLKESKKHKVDVMKKLKLYDGQSIEGFHQQDVVELKREFADEGMSGIDPRYVINRISSAIIRNNLTSIHALDILRSLKDGLNQHASIKEEDKEDYLQFITLARKEYDDLAKREVQKAFVYSYEESAKTLLNNYLDNVEAYCNKNKLHDPLTGEELHPDEKLMRSIEEQIGVSENAKKAFREEILIRISAFARKGKRFEYESHERLKEAIQKKLFADLKDVVKITTSSATPDESQLKRINEVIARLVDEHGYTSRSANDLLKYVGSLLNR
- the lepB gene encoding signal peptidase I, encoding MKSDTSAKASRSVKRTVWNVARIIAVVVVLSFVAREFLFTNYIVYGKSMMPTIHDGERIIVNKFNYEINQPNRFDLIIFHANEESDYIKRVVGLPGDELYYEDDILYVNDEPISEDYLDYHREQYDGEPFTEDFTLEEVTSETVVPDGHVFVLGDNRQNSVDSRDIGFVPLEEIVGRVNMAFWPPKSVRFF
- a CDS encoding glycine betaine uptake BCCT transporter, translating into MNKVTIVFWVALGILLLFIGYGVIAPDSFSEVTGDMTSWISDSLGWYYLLAVTGFVLVCLFLAFSPYGKIKLGKPDDKPDYSYLTWFAMLFSAGMGIGLVFWGAAEPISHYAISPATQEAGSDAAVTESLRYAFFHWGIHAWAIYAIVAMSLAYFKFRHNAPGLISGALTPVLGKYAKGPTGNVIDILAVTATVVGVAGTLGFGASQINGGLDFLFGIGNNITIQVIIIAVVTVLFMLSAYTGLNKGIKILSNVNMVLAGLLLLFMFVFGPTIFNLNLLTNTIGTYIQQLPSMSFRISPLSEDERSWINGWTIFYWAWWIAWAPFVGSFIARVSKGRTIREFVLGVLLVPATLSFIWFSVFGGSAIYLETNGIAMISELATEEALFGVLEQYPLGTIMSFLAIALISTFFITSADSGTFILGMQTTNGSLTPPKMVKLVWGLILSLTAAILLYTGGLQALENAMIIAALPFSVIMIMMAVSLVKSLRTEKHLVTKKKKNA
- the yhbH gene encoding sporulation protein YhbH, whose protein sequence is MPSEENVVSVSHEDWSLHRKGHEAQMRHEQKIKQVLKDRLPEMITEEAIVMSKGKEKIKIPIRSLEEYKIRYRQSDHVGQGNGESEVGDVVAQGKQKQKSGKGEAGDQAGEDFQEVEVSIAEMEELLFSELELPYLEKRQQDELLVDDIAFTDIRRHGLLGNIDKRQTIKAALKRNAQQGVTSIQPITKEDLRYKTWTTETRPESNAVVIAMMDTSGSMGSFEKYMARSFFFWMTRFLRTTYEHVEVVFIAHHTQAKEVDEEAFFTKGESGGTICSSAYELALSILKDRYPKSRYNSYPIHFSDGDNLHSDNPRCLNYIEELLGISNMFGYGEVNQYGRKTTLMNLYKDVNHERFRSELMKDRTDIYKTLKSFFSE